The genomic window ACGCGGGGAAGCTCACCCTTGCCGCCAGCGCGAACCGGAACATGGGACGCGACGAGAACGGCGAGGACTTCGGGCAGCCCTCATGGCAGGGCAGGGTCGGTTACAGCCGGAAGCTCTTCGGCGACAGGAGCCTGACGGTCGGCGTGTCCGGCCTCTACGGCAAGGAGTCGGACGCCGACGACTGCGAGTTCGAGAGCTCGGCGATCGTCGTTGACGCGACGATCCCGCTCGGCGAGAAGATCACGGTCATGGGCGAGTACTTCAGCGGGAGGAACCTCGGCGTGTACCTGGGCGGCGTCGGGCAGGGCATCGCGGTGCAGCCGCCGTACGAGTCGTCGCGCTCGCGCGCGGAGATGGCCGAGATCGAGGCGAGCGGCTGGTGGGGTCAGCTGGCCGTCCAGCTCGCGGCGGACATCGCGGTCAACGTAGGCGCCGGCTGGGACGATCCGACGCTGCCGGTGTGGGCGGCGGCGGACGCCATCGAGAAGAACACCACCTACTACGGCAACGTCATCTGGAGCGCCACCACCTCCTCGTACATCGGCTTCGAGTACGCGAAGATGGAGACGGAGTACGCAGGCTCGGGAGACGACACGCCGGCGTACGAGAACACCAGGGTCCAGCTTTCTGTAGGCTACAGGTTCTAGATAGCGCAGGACTCGAAAGGAGAGCGACATGGCGGAGACCAAGAAGGACATCCAGGTGCTGCTGGCCGAGAAGCGCGTGTTCGACCCGCCGAAGGAGCTGGTCGAGAAGGCCAACGTAACGGCCTGGATGAAGAAGCATGGGCTCAACACGCTCGACGAGCTGCTCGCGAAGTGCCAGGACATCGAGTGGTACTGGGGCGAGATGGCCAAGGAGCTCCTCGAGTTCTACAAGCCGTACGACAAGATCCTCGAGTGGGACGCGCCGTGGGCCAAGTGGTTCGTCGGCGGCAAGTACAACATCGCGCACGACGCCCTGGACCGCCACATGAAGACGGCGACCAAGGACAAGATCGCCTACATCTTCGAGGGCGAGGACGGCCAGACGAAGACCTGGACCTACGCCGACATGTACCGCGAGGTCAACAGGCTCGCGAACGCCATGAAGAGCCTCGGCGTGAAGAAGGGCGACAGAGTCGGCCTCTACATGCCGATGGTCGTCGAGCTTCCCATCGCGATGCTCGCCTGCGCGAAGATCGGCGCCATCCACTCGGTCGTGTTCTCGGGCTTCAGCCCGACGGCGTTCGCCGAGAGGATGCAGGACTGCGAGGCCGTGCTCGCCATCACGAGCGACCAGTTCTGGCGCCGCGGCACCAAGGTCCAGCTCAAGGAGCAGACGGACCAGGCTCTCAAGAACGCCCCGACCGTGAAGAACCTCATTGTCCACAAGCGCATGGGCGACCCGGTGGCGTGGACGCAGGGCCGCGACCACTGGTGGCACGAGATCTGCGGCAAGCAGTCCGACGAGTGCCCGACCGAGCAGCTCGACGCGAACGACCTCCTCTATATCCTCTACACGTCCGGCACGACGGGCCGCCCCAAGGGCATCCAGCACGCGCACGCGGGCTACGCGGTCGGCACGGCCGCGACCCTGAAGTGGGTCTTCGACCTCAAGCAGGACGACGTGTGGTGGTGCGCCGCGGACATCGGCTGGGTGACGGGCCACAGCTACATCGTATACGCGCCGCTCATCCTCGGCGCGACCTCGCTCCTGTACGAAGGCGCGCCGGCGTTCCCCGAGGCCGACCGCTGGTGGGCGATGATCGAGAAGCACAAGGTCTCGGTTCTCTACACGTCCCCGACGGCCATCAGGGCGCACATGCGACTCGGCGAGGAGCACCCCGAGAAGCACGCGATGCAGTCCCTGCGGCTCCTCGGGTCGGTGGGCGAGCCCATCAACCCCGAGGCGTGGATCTGGTACCACACCCACGTCGGCAGGAAGCGCTGCCCGATCATGGACACGTGGTGGCAGACGGAGACCGGGCACTTCTGCATCACGCCGCTCCCGATCACCTCGCTCAAGCCGGGCTCGGCGACGAAGCCCTTCCCCGGCATCGCCGCGAAGGTGTACAACGAGGAGGGCCAGCCGATTGTCAGCGCCGGCGGCAACCTCGTCCTCCAGAAGCCGTGGCCGGGGATGCTCCGCGGTCTCTACAAGAACCCCGACCGCTACAAGAGCACGTACTGGAGCAGGTACAAGGACACGTACCTGGCCGGCGACGTCACGCGGCAGGACGAGGACGGGTACTTCTGGATCCAGGGTCGCGCCGACGACGTGTTGAACGTCGCGGGCCACCGGATCGGGAACTCGGAGGTCGAGTCGGCGCTCGTCAGCCATCCGAAGGTCGCCGAGGCGGCCGTCATCGGGAAGCCGGACGAGGTCAAGGGCGAGGCGCTGGCCGCGTTCGTCGTGCTCAGGGCGGGCGTGCAGCCCAGCGAGGAGCTTCGGAAGGAGCTCCGCGAGCACGTCGGCGTGGAGATCGGCAAGATCGCGAGGCCGGACTACATCGGGTTCGTGCACGATGTTCCGAAGACGCGTTCGGGCAAGATCATGCGCAGGGTCATCCGCGCGAAGGCGCTCGGCGAGGCCGTCGGCGACATCTCGACGCTCGCCAATCCCGAGGCGGTGGAGGAGATCGGGAAGGCCCACTAGCGTTGGTTCCGCGGGCGGCGGGCAGCTCCGAAGGGGGCTGCCCGCGTCCGCGTCCGGAGGCTTCGGCGCGGCGGGCCCGCGGGGGTCCCGTCTCAGCCAAGGAGGCGCGATGGCAGGGGAGAAGACGTTCAATCGCTGGATGATCGTGCTCGGCGCCATCCTCATCCAGCTCTGCCTGGGTGGGATCTACATCTGGAGCGTCTTCCGCAAGCCGCTCGAGAAGGCGATCACGGAAGGGGGCCTGGGACTCACGACCAGCCAGGCGACGCTGCCGTTCTCGCTCGTGCTCATCTTCTTCGCGCTCGCCACGATCGTCGGAGGACGCTGGCAGGACAAGGCCGGTCCGCGGCTCGTCGCGACGGTCGGAGGCGTCCTGCTCGGGCTCGGCATGCTCATCGCCGCGTTCGGGAAGTCGTTCCCGATGCTCGTCATCGGCTACGGCGTCATCGGCGGCATCGGCATCGGGTTCACCTACGTCTGTCCGATCTCGACCGGCATCAAGTGGTTCCCCGACAAGCGCGGCCTCATCACGGGCCTCGCGGTCGCCGGGTTCGGCGGCGGCGGGCTCATCCTCGCGCCCATCGCGAGGAGCCTCATTGACGGCGTCGGCATCTTCAACACCTTCGCTACGCTCGGCGTCGTCTTCCTCGTGGTCGTGGTCGCCGCCTCGATGCTCCTTCGGAACCCGCCGCAGGGCTACGCGCCCGCCGGGTGGACGCCGCCGGCGACCTCCCAGATGACGAAGGAGTCGTTCTCGACCGCGCAGATGCTCAGGAGTCCGCAGTTCTACCTCGTCTGGGTGATGTACCTCTTCGGCTGCTTCGCGGGCCTCATGATCATCGGCCAGACGTCGCCCATCGGGCAGGAACTCGCCGGGCTCTCCGCCGCGACGGCGGCCGGGGCGGTCATGCTCCTCGCCATCTTCAACGCGTTCGGGCGCATCTTCTGGGGCCGCGTCTCCGACGCGCTCGGCCGGATGAAGACGGTCTTCCTCATGTACCTCATCGCGGGCATCGCGATGCTCCTCTACAACGTCATCCCCGGGTTCCCGCCCTACTACTGGATCGGCGTCTCGCTCGTCGGGCTGTGCTTCGGCGGGTTCCTGGCGCTCTTCCCCGCGGTCACGGCCGACTTCTTCGGCACGAAGAACATCGGCGCGAACTACGGGTTCGTGTTCATGGCCTACGGCGTCGGCGGGCTCTTGGGTCCGCTCTTCGCGGCTAGAGTGAAGGAGGCGACGGACGGCTACACGCTCGCGTTCATCGTCACCGGCGTCCTCTGTCTGATCGCCGCGGGCATCACGTTCGCGACGAAGCCGCCCAAGCTCGCGGCGAGGGCCTAAGCCGCGTCGCAACGCGCGGTACGATGCACGAACCCCCGGCCGCAACACCGGGGGTTCTTCTTGCTGGTGCGCGGGGCGCCGGCGTGGCCGCGACGCTACTCCGTCCTCGCCGCCGTCACCTCCCCGCAGGAGTCCGTGTGCATGATCTCGCGGATCTCCGCGGGCCTGCGTGTCCGCGCGAGCGCCCACATGAGCTTCGTCACGATGCACTCCATGCTCATGTCGTACGCCTCGATGGCGCCGAGTTCGAGCGCCCGCCTGCCGACCTCGTAGCGCCCCATCCGCGTCGCCCCCTCGAGGCACTGGCTCGTCACGACGACGGGCACGCCCAGCGCGGCCGCGCGCTCCAGGACCTCGAGGTGGTGCGCGGCGAAGTTGCCCGTGCCGTACGCGCGGAGCACGAGCGCGCCGATGCCCGTCCCGAGGATGTCGAGGATGGACGCGGGCGAGCGCCCCGGGAAGAGCGTCGAGACGATGACGCTCGGGTCGAACCCCTTCTCGACGCGGAGCGGCCGGTCGTGGCGGCGCCTCGCGGTTCGGTGGACGCGCAGGTCCACGCGGATCTCGCCGAGCGGCGGGCTGTTCGCGGACTGGAACGCCGCGAGCTTCGACTCGGAGACCTTCGTCGCCCGCGCGCCGAGGATGATCTCGCGGTCGAAGACCACGAGCACGCCGGCGACGTCGCTCGTCGCCACGCGGACAGCGTTGACGAAGTTCCTTCGGGCGTCGGTCTCGATGAACCTCCCGGGGATCTGCGCTCCCGTGAGCACGACGGGCTTGCCGAGGTCACGGAGGCCGAATGAGAGCGCGCTCGCGGTGTAGGCCATCGTGTCGGTGCCGTGGGTCACGACGAATCCGTCGTACGCGTCGTAGCGTGTCTCGATCTCGTCGATCATGCGGTCCCAGTGGGCGGGCGTGACGTCGGCGCTGTCGATGTTGTCCACGTAGAGGATCTCGATCTGGGCGACGTCCGCGAGGCGCGGCTCCAAGGAAAGGAGGTTGTCAACGGCGCGCTCGCGCGGCGGGACCCGCCAGACGCCGTGCTCGCTCTCCTCCATGACGAGCGTGCCGCCGCAGAAGAGCACCAGGATGTTCATCGAGTCCTCCTCGCGCTGGGACCGACGGAATACTACCACACCGGGCCCCTTGACGGTTCACGGGCGCGGTGCTATCGTGCCGCCGCGCTCACTGGTTGACCGGTCCTGTTCAGGAGGTGCGTGATGGGCGAGTTCGCCGAACGGCAGACGGGGGCGGGCGGGTCCGAGTCCGCGGGCATCAGGGACATCGCGAAGCCCCTCTTCGAAGCCAAGGGGTGGATGAAGTTCCTCGGCGTGCTGATGATCATCTACGGCGCGCTCGTGGCCTGCACGCTCGTCGGCATCGTCTTCGCCTGGATACCCATCTGGCTGGGCATCCTGCTCTTCTCCGCCGGGACGAAGGCCAACGAGGCGTTCCGAAGCGGGAACGCAGCGGAGCTCGTCGCGGGCCTCGGGAAGATCAAAACGTTCTTCATGATCTACGGCATCCTCGCGCTCATCGGCGTCGCAGTGACGATCATCATGATGCTGGTCTGGGGCGCCACCATCTTCGCGCTCGTGGCGGGCGGCGGGATCGAGGCGCTCAAGGGGCTGCCGATGTAGGGGGAGATGCCGGGAGCCTGAGGGCTCCGGCAGCAGGCACGGGGCCGCCTGGGTGACTCGGCGGCCCCATTCTTTCCCCTTGACGCCTGCACATGTGTGCAGTAGGTTGGTGCACAGATGGGCAGTGCACCACGGGGCGCCGCGACCCGCGACGGGTGGCGCGACATCCGGGCGAGGGGGGATCCATGAAGAACGACCTCACGACCATCCAGGGGAAGATCCTCGACTTCATCACGCAGACCATCCGGGAGCGCGACCGCTCGCCGACGATCCGCGAGATCGGCGAGCGGTTCGGTATCGCCTCGACGAACGGGGTGCGCTACCACCTCTCGGTCCTCGAAGAGAAAGGGTACATCAAACGCGAACCCGGCATCTCGCGGGGCATCGTGTGGCGCGAGCACCATCCGCGCGGCGCGACGGCGCGAAGCGGCGTCGAGATCCCGCTCGTCGGTCACGTCGCGGCCGGCCGCCCGGTCCTCGCGGTCGAGAACGTCGAGGGCGTGCTCGCGGTGGACGAGATGTTCGCCGCCTCGAAGGACTGCTTCGCGCTCCGCGTGCGCGGCGACAGCATGAAGGACGCGGGCATCGTGAGCGGGGATGTGGTCATCGTGAGCCCGCAGCCGTCGGCGCGGAGCGGTGACATCGTGGTCGCGCTCCTCGACGACGAGGCGACCGTGAAGCGCTACGTCTCGCAGCGGGGAAGCGCGGTCCTCCGGGCCGCGAACCCGGCGTACGAGGACATCGAGCTCGCGCGTCGGAGCGACGCGCGCGTGCTCGGCAAGGTCGTAGGACTCATGAGGAAGATCTAGCGACACGGAGGTGACACGATGAGCGACACGACAAGGCGCGCGGCTGGCCGGTTCATCTCGCAGGCTCTTTCGTACACGGCGGTCCTCATCCTGCTGCTCTCGGCGCTGCTCGTGCTGAGCGACCCGGCGCCGGCGGAGGGCGCGGAGCCGGGCGGGGCGTCCGCGGGCAGCGCAATCTCCCTTCCTGCTCCGGCACTCAAGGGAACGCTCTCGGTCGAGGAGGCCATCGCCGCGAGGCGTTCGGTCCGCTCGTTCGGCGAGGCGCCCCTCACGCTCGGTCAGCTCTCGCAGCTCCTCTGGGCCGCGCAGGGCGTCACGGACGAGTCCTCGGGGCGCAGGGCTGCGCCGTCGGC from Candidatus Effluviviaceae Genus I sp. includes these protein-coding regions:
- the lexA gene encoding transcriptional repressor LexA; amino-acid sequence: MKNDLTTIQGKILDFITQTIRERDRSPTIREIGERFGIASTNGVRYHLSVLEEKGYIKREPGISRGIVWREHHPRGATARSGVEIPLVGHVAAGRPVLAVENVEGVLAVDEMFAASKDCFALRVRGDSMKDAGIVSGDVVIVSPQPSARSGDIVVALLDDEATVKRYVSQRGSAVLRAANPAYEDIELARRSDARVLGKVVGLMRKI
- the acs gene encoding acetate--CoA ligase, translating into MAETKKDIQVLLAEKRVFDPPKELVEKANVTAWMKKHGLNTLDELLAKCQDIEWYWGEMAKELLEFYKPYDKILEWDAPWAKWFVGGKYNIAHDALDRHMKTATKDKIAYIFEGEDGQTKTWTYADMYREVNRLANAMKSLGVKKGDRVGLYMPMVVELPIAMLACAKIGAIHSVVFSGFSPTAFAERMQDCEAVLAITSDQFWRRGTKVQLKEQTDQALKNAPTVKNLIVHKRMGDPVAWTQGRDHWWHEICGKQSDECPTEQLDANDLLYILYTSGTTGRPKGIQHAHAGYAVGTAATLKWVFDLKQDDVWWCAADIGWVTGHSYIVYAPLILGATSLLYEGAPAFPEADRWWAMIEKHKVSVLYTSPTAIRAHMRLGEEHPEKHAMQSLRLLGSVGEPINPEAWIWYHTHVGRKRCPIMDTWWQTETGHFCITPLPITSLKPGSATKPFPGIAAKVYNEEGQPIVSAGGNLVLQKPWPGMLRGLYKNPDRYKSTYWSRYKDTYLAGDVTRQDEDGYFWIQGRADDVLNVAGHRIGNSEVESALVSHPKVAEAAVIGKPDEVKGEALAAFVVLRAGVQPSEELRKELREHVGVEIGKIARPDYIGFVHDVPKTRSGKIMRRVIRAKALGEAVGDISTLANPEAVEEIGKAH
- a CDS encoding DUF5362 domain-containing protein codes for the protein MGEFAERQTGAGGSESAGIRDIAKPLFEAKGWMKFLGVLMIIYGALVACTLVGIVFAWIPIWLGILLFSAGTKANEAFRSGNAAELVAGLGKIKTFFMIYGILALIGVAVTIIMMLVWGATIFALVAGGGIEALKGLPM
- a CDS encoding OFA family MFS transporter, translated to MAGEKTFNRWMIVLGAILIQLCLGGIYIWSVFRKPLEKAITEGGLGLTTSQATLPFSLVLIFFALATIVGGRWQDKAGPRLVATVGGVLLGLGMLIAAFGKSFPMLVIGYGVIGGIGIGFTYVCPISTGIKWFPDKRGLITGLAVAGFGGGGLILAPIARSLIDGVGIFNTFATLGVVFLVVVVAASMLLRNPPQGYAPAGWTPPATSQMTKESFSTAQMLRSPQFYLVWVMYLFGCFAGLMIIGQTSPIGQELAGLSAATAAGAVMLLAIFNAFGRIFWGRVSDALGRMKTVFLMYLIAGIAMLLYNVIPGFPPYYWIGVSLVGLCFGGFLALFPAVTADFFGTKNIGANYGFVFMAYGVGGLLGPLFAARVKEATDGYTLAFIVTGVLCLIAAGITFATKPPKLAARA
- a CDS encoding asparaginase, with translation MNILVLFCGGTLVMEESEHGVWRVPPRERAVDNLLSLEPRLADVAQIEILYVDNIDSADVTPAHWDRMIDEIETRYDAYDGFVVTHGTDTMAYTASALSFGLRDLGKPVVLTGAQIPGRFIETDARRNFVNAVRVATSDVAGVLVVFDREIILGARATKVSESKLAAFQSANSPPLGEIRVDLRVHRTARRRHDRPLRVEKGFDPSVIVSTLFPGRSPASILDILGTGIGALVLRAYGTGNFAAHHLEVLERAAALGVPVVVTSQCLEGATRMGRYEVGRRALELGAIEAYDMSMECIVTKLMWALARTRRPAEIREIMHTDSCGEVTAARTE